TGAGATTGAGGAACTGGCTCGTCATCGGCGGAATGATCACGCGCAGCGCCTGCGGGAGAATGACGAGCTGCAGCATCGGCCCGCGGCGTAGGCCCAGCGCCGAGGCCGCTTCGGTCTGGCCGTTCGGCACCGCGAGAATGCCTGCACGCACGATCTCGGCGATGAAACCGGCCGTGTACGTGACGAGGCCCACCAGCAAGGCCGCAAACTCGGGCGTCATGGTAAGGCCGCCCTGGAAATTGAAGCCGCGCAGCACCGGCCAATCCATCGCAGCAGGTGCGCCGCCGATCAGCCACACGACGAAGGGAGCCCCCACAAGCAAGCCGATCGTGGTCAGCAGCACCGGGAACTGTTCGCCGGTTGCCGCTTGGCGCACGCGCGCCCAGCGCGCCACGAAATACGAAGCGACGATCGCGGCGAGGACGGCGACGCCCATCCACGCATGGACCCAATGTTCGGCCGGGATTGGGATCTTGACGCCGCGGTTCGACAAGAACACGCCCGGCAACGCCTCGATCGCTTGGCGCGGACCGGGCAGGCTGTCCTGGAACATCGCCCACCAGAAAAACAGCTGCACCAAAAGCGGGAGATTGCGGATGAATTCGACATAGGTCGAGCACACGCCGGCCACGAGCACGTTCTTCGACAGACGCCCGATGCCGATCAGCGTACCCAGAATCGTCGCCAGCACGATGCCGATCACGGCAACGCGCAGCGTATTGAGAATGCCCACAAGCACGGCGCGACCGTAGGTGTCCTGCGGACCGTACTCGATCATCGTCTCGCCGATCGCGAAACCCGCCTCGCGCGACAGAAACGCCCAACCGGTCGTGAAACCGCGCGTGGCAAGATTGGTCAGCGTGTTGGAGATCAGCCACCAGCCACAAAAGCCGACGATGCCGACAACGACGACCTGCCAGAAAATTGCCCGGAACGTTGGATCGCTGAGCGAGAAACGCATTGCGTTTTCGCCGTTGCGTCCACCGGAGCCTGCCGATTGACCGGCCATCGCTCCACCCCTCTGTTCGCCGCAGACCGAAAAGACGGTTGCGACAGGTTACTGACTTTGCGGCTCTAGCGACCGCATTTTCTGTATTCAAGAACCGGGCCAAACTTCGGACAGGCCACGGGTTTCGGCGCTGCGGCGCCCGGGAACTTCGCGTTCCCGAGCGCCGACAGCCGGTCCCAAACTTAGCGGATCGGCGGGCTGTACATCAGGCCGCCCTTGGTCCACAGGTTGTTCACGCCGCGCTCGATGCCGAGCGGGGTGATGTTGCGCGTGAAGCTCTCGCCGTAATTGCCTACCTGCTTGATGATGTTGTAGGCCCAGCGATTGTCGAGGCCGAGCATTGCACCCATGCCGCCCGTGACGCCCAGCACGCGCTGGATGTTCGGGTTGGTCGACGTCATCAGCGAGTCGACATTGGCCGAGGTGATGCCCGACTCTTCGGCTTCAAGCATCGCGTAGTGGACCCAGCGCACGATATCGCCCCAACGCGCGTCGCCGTGGCGAACCGACGGTCCGAGCGGCTCCTTCGAGATCACTTCCGGCAGGATCACGTGGTCGCCCGGCACGGGCGTGCGCGAGGCGCGCACCGAAGCGAGGCCCGAGATATCGGTCGTGTAGGCGTCGCAACGGCCCGCGAGATACGCGGAAACGTTCTCTTCTTCGCGCTCGATGACGACGGGCGTGAAGCGGATGTTGTTGGCGCGGAAATAGTCGGCGAGGTTGAGCTCGGTCGTCGTGCCCGGCTGCACGCAGATCGTGGCACCGTTGAGTTCCTTGGCGCTCTTCACGTTCAGCGACTTCTTCACCATGAAGCCCTGGCCGTCGTAGAAATTGACGCCCGTGAATTCGAGGCCGAGCGAGGTGTCGCGCGACAGCGTCCAGGTCGTGTTGCGCACGAGCACATCGACTTCACCCGACTGCAGGGCCGTGAAGCGCTGCTGCGCGGTGAGCGCCGTATAGCGCACCTTGGTCGCGTCGCCGAAGACCGCTGCGGCGATGCCGCGGCAGACATCGACGTCGAGACCGGTCCACACGCCTTGCGCGTTCGGCAGGCCGAAGCCGGCCACGTTGCCGTTCGCACCGCACTGCAGGAAGCCACGTGCCTTGATGGCGTCGAGCGTGGGCGAGGTGGCCGTCTGCTGCGCCATGGCGGGCAGCGACGCGGCGACGGCGACGAACGCCGAAGCAAAAAGAAGAGCTTTGGTTTTCATTCGAAAGGCACTCCCTATGGGGTCAAGATTCTGGTCAAGCTTGAAAACGAGACAAGCGGTCGGGCGCATGCATGCCGACGGCTCTCCCCCCTCAATCGGGCGACGCTAACATGGTGGCCCGATGCGCCTCAATTGTTTTGTATGGAGACACTCGGGGGTTATGGTCCTGCGCCAACGCGGTGGCTATAGTCGTCCCAGCAAAACGTTTGGTTCAATCTTCCACAGCAAGCGTGAAAATCATGAAATCCGACACGAAGGTGACGACCCTTGGACGCGATCCCGAGGCCAATTTCGGCGTCGTCAATCCGCCCGTCTATCATGCCTCGACCATCCTGTTTCCGAGCCTCGAAGCCTACGACGCAGCGCAGAAGACCAAAACCAAGAACCAGATGCGGTATGGCCGCTACGGCACGCCTACGACCTTTGCGCTGCAAGATGCGATCGCCGAACTCGAGAGCGGCTATGCGTGTTTTGCTGTCGCTTCCGGGGCGGCAGCGGTTCTGTCGGTCTTGATGGCCTTCACGAAGGCGGGCGACCATGTGCTATGCACGGATAGCGCCTACGGCCCCACGCGCCAAGCCTGCAATACGATACTCAAGCGCTACGGCGTCGAGACGACCTACTACGATCCGGCGATCGGTGCCGCTATTGCCGATCTCATCCGCCCCAACACAACACTGTGCATGATGGAATCGCCAGGCTCGGTGACGTTCGAAGTGCAGGATGTGCCGGCTATCGCCGCGGCATGCAAAGCACGCGGCGTTGCGACCGCCATCGACAATACCTGGGCAACGCCGCTCTATTTCCGCCCGCTCGAGCACGGCGTGGACGTCTCGATCATGGCGGCGACAAAATACATCGTCGGCCATTCAGACGTGATGATGGGCGTGCTCAGCGTGCGCACGCAGGCGATCTACGACGCCGTGCGCCCGACGGTCGACACGCTGGCCGCACCGAGCGGGCCGGACGACCAGTACCTCGCCATGCGGGGCTTGCGCACCATGGCGCTACGCTTGAAGCAGCACCACCAGACCGGGCTTACTCTCGCGCGCTGGTTCCAGGCGCAACCGGAAGTCACGCGCGTGATGCACCCCGCCCTGCCCGGCGATCCGTCGCATGCGCTGTGGCAGCGCGATTTTTCGGGTGCGAGCGGCCTGTTCGGCTTCGTCATGAAACCCGTCGCGCGAAAAGCGCTTGCCGCCCTCATCGACGACCTCGAGTTGTTCGGCCTCGGCGCTTCGTGGGGCGGCTTCGAGAGCCTTATCCTGCCGCAGGACGTCCGCGCCGGTCGCACGGCAACGCCGTGGACGGATCCAGGACAGATCGTGCGCATCCATGCCGGCCTCGAAGCGCCCGAAGATCTGATCGCCGATCTCGAGCGCGGCTTTGCGCGCATGCGCAAGGCCGTCTCGGCGGGCTAGCAGGCGGCGATGGACAACGCCGTCGAATCGCTGCTGGCCGAGATCGCCTTCGACGGCCAAGGCCTCGTTGTAGCGATCGCCCAGCAGCACGATACGGGCGAAATCCTGATGGTCGCCTATATGAATCGCGATGCCGTGCGCGAGACGCTTGCGACCGGCGCCGTGTGCTATTGGTCGCGCAGCCGCATGCGACTTTGGCGCAAGGGCGAAAGCTCGGGCCAGCGCCAGCGTTTGGTCGAATTTCGCGTCGATTGCGACGGCGACGCGGTGCTCGTGCGCGTCGACCAGACAGGCGTTGCCTGCCACACCGGCCGGCGCGATTGCTTCTTCCGCGTCGTCCGCGACGGCAAATGGGTCGTCGACAAACCGGTTCTGGTCGATCCGGACAAACTCTATGGCGGCTAAACCCAGCACCGCCGCCCGCAAGCCGACCAACAACGCCCCGCGCTTGCGCATCCTCCTGGGCGAAGCGATCGCGGTCGGCCCCGGTAAGGCCGATCTGCTCGCCGCGATTGCGGCCGAAGGGTCGATTTCGGCGGCCGCACGCACGATGGGCATGAGCTATCGCCGCGCCTGGCTGCTGGTCGACGAGCTCAATCGCGTCTTTGTCGGTCCCGTGGTGGTCAGCGAAACCGGCGGGCGCCGCGGCGGCGGTGCTGTTCTGACGGCCCTCGGACAAGATATCCTCAGGCGCTATCGCGCAATGGAGCAGCGTGCCGCCGCCAGCGTTGCTGACGATATTCGCGCATTTCGCGCCTTGCTTCATGAAAAAGCCAATTTTTAACAGGTACTTGCATGCCATCCAGGCAAACCTACGGCAAATTTCATAAAATGCTTGCATCGCTTGAGTTCAAACCGTATATTTCGATGTAACTACGGATCGGTCGAAGACCGTCCGAATTTGGCAGTCAGAAGGACCGTCCTCCATGGTGGCACTCTCGCCACTCACCGCTGGGTCGCCTGCGCCGGGTTTCGTCCGGCCGACGGTGGCCGTGCAAGCGCAGCCAAGTCAGGCACCGTCGAATAGCGCGACGGGGAATGCCACAGTTGCGCCTGCAGCTACGCCGGTCGTCTCGATTTCGATTGGCGGCGGTGCAGCGTCGTCGGCGATTGCCAACCAAGTCCGTTCTGAACTCATCAACAGCAGCCGTGCACTCGCCGCCGGCGGCGATCCCTCGGCCGCAAGCGGGCGCCCGGCTGCCGCCGTCCCCACACCGCCCTATTCGCAAAATGTCGGGCTTTACGACAATTCGACGCGCGTTTTCGTCGATATCGTCCTGTCCGGCGACTCCGGCAAGCGCGTCGCGCGCGTCTTCGGAACGCCGCCGCCGCCGAAAGCGAAAGAAGAACCCGTCGATATCGTGGCGTAACGGTCGGTTTTGCGATTTGTTCGCAAGACATAGACGTTACTTTTCGATTAACGTGCAGCGTGATCAGACGTTAAATCGAAGCCGCGATGACCGAGTTTGGCGACACCCTCAATAGCCTGGACGCAGTCGGGCCCGAAAAGGCGCTCGGCGTTTTCGTGGCCGCCGTGCGTGCCGCCGTCCCCGACGCACCCGCCTGCTATTTCGATCTGATGGCGGCCGACGGTGCCGAACGGCGCAAACTGCAGCGCCAATGCGAAACGCACTTCAACACGCTGTCGATCGAACTGCGCAAAACGATTCGCGGCAACGCGATCGCCAGAGCGCAGGAAATCGTGCAAAGCCCGTTCGAGCGCCTGGCGGCCACGATGAGCGCTTCGCTCGAGCAGACTAGCCTAGACGATCTGTTTCCGAAGTGACGGGTCCAAAGCAGCCGATAGGCGGCGCTATTGGCGAGCCCAGCTGGATTCGAACCAGCGACCTACAGCTTAGAAGGCTGTTGCTCTATCCAGCTGAGCTATGGGCCCGCAACTCGAGGGTCAGCGAACGCGATCGTATTTGAAATTGTCGGCATAGGCTTTGGGCCGGATGCGCGACGCCTGCGGCACGCCGAGTTCGACCGCAATGCCGTGGTGTTGGGCATAGGCGAGCGCTTCTTCCTGGGTTGCGAAGCGCAGCTGCAATTGGCCCGACGTGTCGGAGGAACCGGCCCAGCCCATAAGCGCATCCGGGCGCTTGGCGGCACCCGGCTCGAATTCGAGCACCCAGGCATGGGTCTTGGCACGCCCGGATTGCATGGCGGTTTTGGCGGGCTTGTAGACGCGCGCAGGCTTGTCCATATCGGTCCTCGGAGGCGGCCTCGAAGCGACGGCGTTAAGCGCCGACCAAGCCCTTCTATAGCAGAAAACCGCCGAGTCAAGACAGAGCCCGGAGGGATCGCGAGGGCGCCTCAGAAGTAGACGAAGGCGCCGTCCGAATCCATGGTCCCAAGGGCTGCGACCGACTGCCCCAGAATTGTAACCGAATTGCCGCTGCCCAGATCGATCACAAGGTTTCCGCCGACGTCGCTCGCGGCATTCGTCACGTCGGTGATCGTCGCGAAACTCGGATAGATCAGAAGATTGATCCTGTCGCCGGATGCGTAATCGACGATCGTGTCAGCACCCGCAGACAGCAGGAACGTGTCGCTGCCCGCACCGCCGGTCATGCGGTCGCTGCCGCCCTCGCCGTTCAGCACGTCGTTGCCGTCGCCGCCCGTAATCGTGTCGTTGCCGGCCCCGCTGCTGATGCGCACGCCGACGCCGCCGGTCACGACGATGGTGTCGTTGCCGGCACCCGACGTGATCGTTTCGACGTTGGAAACCGTCACGGTGTTGGCGGCACTTGCAAGCGTGAGCCGGTCGTTGCCGTCGCCCAAATCGACCGTGCCGTTCGAAACGGCGCTGCCGAGCGTCACGGTATCGGCGCCGGAATCGCCGACGATGGTCTCGATATTGGTGAGCGTGACCGTGTTGGCGCCGTTGAACAGGGTCAGGCTGTCGTTGCCCGTGCCCAGATTGAAGGTTTGGCCGCCGGTAAAGGCAGCACCCAGCGTTACGTTGTCGCTGCCGGTACCGCCCACAAGGGTTTCGACGTTCGTCACGGTCAGCGTGTTGGTGAAGTTGCCGAGCGCCAGGCGGTCGTTGCCGGCCCCCAGATCAACGAGGCCCGCCGTGATTGCGGTCGACAGCACGATCGAGTCGTCGCCGGCAAGGCCGGTCAGCGTCTCGACGTTCGAAATCGAGATCGTGTTGGCGCCGTTGAACAGGACCAGCTGGTCGTTGCCGGCACCGAGATTGACGAGCCCGCTCGTGCGCGCGCTGCCGAGCGACACCGTATCGTCGCCGGATCCGCCGACGATGGTTTCGATGTTGATCACGGTGATCGAATTGCCGCCGTCGGCCAGCGTCAGACGGTCGCTGCCGTTGGCAAGGTCGATCGTCTCGCCGAGCGTGTAGGTAGTGCCGAGCGTAATGTTGTCGGCATTGGTGCCGCCGATCAGCACTTCGACGTTGATGAGGGTCAGCGTATTGGCGAAGTTGCCCAGGGTCAGGCGGTCGGCACCGCCGCCCAGATCGATGGTACCCGACGTGATCGTCGAGCCGAGCGTGACCGTATCGGCGCCGAGGCCGCCGATGATCGTTTCGATGTTGGTTAGCGTCACCGTGTTGCCGGTGTCGGCAAGCGTCAGACGGTCGTTGCCAGTACCCAGATTGAAGGTCTCGCCGCCCGTGAACGAGGCGCCGAACGTCACGTCGTCGGCACCCGTGCCGCCGATGACGGTTTCGACGTTGATGACCGTGACGGTGTTCGTGAAATTGCCGAGCACCAGGCGGTCGCTGCCGCCGGCCAGATCGATGGTGCCGTTGGTGATGCCGGCACCCAGCGCAATCGTATCGTTGCCCGCGGCCGCCGTGATCGTCTCGACATTGACGATGGTGAGCGTGTTGTTGCCGTTGAACAGTACGAGATTGTCGTTGCCGGCCCCCAGATCGATGGTGCCGCTCACACGCGCCGTGCCCATCGTGACCGTGTCGTCGCCCGAGCCGCCGACGATCGTCTCGACGTTCGTGACCGTAACCGTGTTGCCGCCGTCGGCGAGCGTCAGGCGATCCGACCCGGCGCCCAGATCGATCGTCTCGCCCGCGATCAGAGCAGCGCCAAGAGAAATCGTGTCGGCATTGGCACCGCCGACGATCGCCTCAACATTCACGATCGTGAGGCGGTTCGCGAAATTGCCGAGAACCAGACGGTCGCTGCCGTCGCCCAGGTCGATCGTGCCGCTCGTGACGCCGGTTCCAAGCGTCACCGTGTCGGCCCCGATGCCGCCGATCACGGTTTCGATGTTCGCGACCGAGATCGTATTGCCCAAATCGCCGAGGATCAGACGGTCGTTCCCGCTTCCGAGATTGAAGGTCTCGCCGGCCGTGAAGGCGGCGCCAAGCCACACGGTGTCGGTGCCCGTGCCGCCGATCACCGTCTCGATGTTCACGACCGTGACGGTATTGGCGAAGTTGCCGAGCGCAAGACGGTCGGTTCCGGCCGCCAGATCGATCGTGCCGTCGGTGAGCTGCGTCGCAAACGCGATCGTGTCGTTGCCAGCATTCGCCGTCACGGTTTCGACGTTGGCGAGCGTGATCGTATTGTTGCCGTTGAACAGGATGAGATTGTCGCTGCCCGCGCCCAGATCGACCGTGCCGGTCGTGCGCACGGTGCCGAGCGTGACCGTGTCGTCGCCCGAGCCGCCGATGATGGTTTCGACGTTGACGATCGTGATCGTGTTGCCGCCGGCCGCGAGCGTGAGACGGTCCGCACCGTTGGCCAAATCGATCGTCTCGCCGGCCGTGTAGGCCGTGCCGAGGGTCACGTTGTCGCCGCTGGCCCCGCCCGTCAGCACCTCGACATTGATGATTGTCAGCGTGTTCGAGAAATTGCCGAGCACCAGCGTGTCGGTGCCGTCGCCCAGATCGATAGTGCCGCTCGTGATCGCATTGCCGAGCGTGACCGTGTCGGCCGCAAGCCCGCCGACGATCGTCTCGATATTCACGAGCGTCACGCTGTTGCCGGTATCGGCCAGCGCCAGACGGTCGTTGCCGGCTCCGAGATTGAAGGTCTCGCCCGCCGTGTAGGAGGCGCCAAGCGTGACGTCGTCGGTGCCCGTGCCGCCGACCAGCGTTTCGATGTTGATGACGGTCAGCGTATTCGTGAAATTGCCCAGCGTCAGACGGTCGTTGCCGCCCGCCAGATCGACCGTGCCGTTGGTAATGCCGGTCGACAGCGTGATCGTGTCGTTGCCGGCATTGGCGGTAATCGTCTCGACATTCGCGATCGTGAGCGTGTTGTTGGCATTGGCGAGGATCAGCGTGTCGCTGCCGCCGACCAGATCCACCAGGCCGCTTGTGCGCGCACTGCCAAGCGTCACGGTGTCGTCGCCCGAACCGCCAACGACCGTTTCGATGTTCGTGGCCGTGATGGAATTGCCGCCGGCCGCCAGCGTGAGACGGTCGGCGCCGCCGGCAAGATCGATGACCTCGCCCGAGCTGTAGGCCGAGCCGAGCGTTACCGTGTCGGCACCGGCGCCGCCGGTCAGCGTTTCGACGTTGAGGATCGTAAGGCCGTTCGAGAAGGCGCCGAGAATGAGCTGGTCGTTGCCGTTGCCGAGATCGATGGTGCCGGACGTGATCGTCGTGCCAAGCGTGATCGTGTCGTCGCCGTTGCCGCCGACGATCGCTTCGATATTGACGATCGTGACGTTGTTTCCAAGGTCGGACAGGATCAAGCGGTCGGTGCCGCCGCCCAAATTGAAGGTCTCGCCGCCCGTATAGGCGGCACCCAGCGTGACCGTGTCGTTGCCGGCACCACCGACGAGGGTCTCGATATTTGAGATCGTCAGCGTGTTCGCGAAATTGCCGAGCACAAGCCGGTCGGAGCCGTCGCCCAGATCGTAGGAGCCGGCCGTCACCCCACTCGACAGCGTAACCGTGTCGTTGCCGCTGTTGCCGATAACCGTTTCGGCGTTGGCGATGGTCAGCGTGTTGTTGCCCGAGCCGAGCGAGACCTGGTCGTTGCCGCCGGCAAGATCGACGAGGCCCGCGGTCCGCGCCACTGCGAGCGTGACACTGTCGTCGCCGGTACCGCCGACGACGGTTTCGATGTTCGTGGCCGTGATCGAATTGCCGCCGGCCGCCAGGGTCAAACGGTCGCTGCCCGCACCGAGGTCGAAGGTTTCGCCGCTGCTGTAGCTGTTGCCGAGCGTGATGTTGTCGGCAGCCGTGCCGCCGACAATGCCTTCGATGTTCGTGGCCGTGAAGGTATTGGCGAAGTTGCCGAGAATGAGCTGGTCGTTGCCGCCGCCCAGATCGTAGGTGCCGGAGACGACCGCGGTTCCGAGCGTCACCGTGTCGTCGCCCGATCCGCCGACGACGGTCTCGATGTTGATCAGCGTCACGCGGTTGCCGGCATTGTCGAGCACGATACGGTCGTTGCCGAGGCCGAGATTGAACGTCTCGCCGCCTGTATAGGCAGCGCCGAGCGTGACGTCGTCCCTGCCCGTTCCGCCAACCAGCGTCTCGATATTGTAGATCGTCAGCGTATTCGTGAAATTGCCGAGAATGAGCTTGTCGTTGCCGTCGAGCAGATCGACCACGCCGTTGACGACCGCCGAGGAGAAGGAAATCGTGTCGTTGCTCGAGGACGCGATCAGCGTTTCGACGTTGCTGATGGCGATCGAATTGTTGCCTTCGGACAGGATCAGCTGGTCGTTGCCCGAACCCAGATCGATCGAGCCGGTCGTCACGACCGAACCCAAGGTGACCGTGTCGTCGCCGCTGCCGCCGATGACCGTCTCGATGTTCAGCACCGAAACCGTGTTGCCGCCGGCCGCCAGCGTGAGACGGTCGTTGCCGACGCCGAGATCGAACAGCTCGCCGTTCGCAAACGCCGTGCCGAGCGTGACGTTGTCGTTGCCGATGCCGCCGGTGATCGTCTCGACATTGACGATCGTGACCGTATTCGCGGAATCGCCGAGAATGAGCTGGTCGTTGCCGTCGCCCAGATCGATCGAACCCGACGTGACGACCGAGGCGAGCGAAACCGTATCGTCGCCGACGCCGCCGACCAGCGATTCGACGTTGCCGACCGTGATCGTGTTGCCGCTGTCGCCGAGTTGGAGATGGTCGCTGCCGGCCCCAAGATTGAAAAGCTCGCCGCCAATATAGGCCTGGCCGAGCGTGACCGTGTCCGCCCCCGTGCCGCCGATTACCGTCTCGATATTGTAGACGGTGGCGGTGTTCGAAAAGTTGCCCAAGATCAGGCGGTCGTAGCCGGCAAGCAGATCGACCGTGCCCGAGGCGATCGCGTCGCCGAGCGTGATCGTATCCGCACCTTCGGAAGCGACCAGCGATTCGACGCCGATGACGGTAAGGGTATTATCGCCGAGCGAAAGATTGAGCGTGTCGGTGCCCGAGCCAAGATCGACCACACCGCCGGTCTGCGAGCCGCCGAGCGTGACGGTATCGTCGCCGGCCTGGCCGTTCACCGTTTCGATGCTGGTGACGGTGATCGAGTTGTTCGTGTTGGCGAGCGTGAGCTTGTCGTTGCCGCCGGCGAGATCGAACGATTCGCCGCCAATGTAGGATTCGCCGAGCGTCACGTTATCGTTGCCGGTTCCGCCCGTGATCGTCTCGATATTGAAGACCGTCACGGTATTGGCGGAATCGCCGAGGATAAGATTGTCGTTGCCCACGCCAAGATCTACGGAGCCAGCCGTGATGGCCGTGCCGAGTGTGACCGTATCGTCGCCGGTGCCGCCGACCACGGTCTCGACGCCCGAGACCGAAATCGTATTGCCGAGATTGCCCAGCACGAGGCGATCGTTGCCGAGGCCGAGCGTGAAATGTTCGCCGTTTGTGAAGGCGGCACCGAGTGCGACCGTGTCGTTGGCCGTACCGCCCACGACCGTCTCGATGTTGAGGACCGTCACCGTATTGGCGAAATTGCCGAGGATCAGGCGGTCGTTGCCGTCCGAAAGATCGACCGTCGAACCGTTGAGTGCTGCGCCGTAGGTGATCGTGTCCGTGCCGGACGTCGCGACCAACGTCTCGACATTCAGCAGCGTCAGCGTATTGAAGCCCGATCCCAGGATCAGCTGGTCGTTGCCCGAACCGAGATCGATGATGCCCTTGGTCTGGCCGTTGCCGAGCGTGACCGTGTCGTCGCCGGCCCGGCCCGTGATGGTTTCGACATTGGAGATACTGAGCGTATTGTTGCCCGTGGCGGCGAAGGTGATACGGTCGTTGCCGCCGCCGAGGTCGTAAAGCTCGCCCAGAGTCTGCGCGCCGTTGAGAGTCACGATGTCGGAGCCGGTACCGCCGGTCAACGTCTCGATGTTGGCCGCGACAAAGCTGTTTGTGGAGTTGCTCAGCACCAGCCGGTCGTTGTCGCCGCCCAGATCGATGGTACCGGTCGTGAAGGGCGAGCCCAGCGTGACCGTGTCCGACAGCAGGCCGCCCGTAATCGTCTCGACATTTACGACCGAGACGATATTGACGCCGTCGGCCAGACGCAGGCGGTCGTTGCCCGCACCAAGATCGATCAGCACGCCGCCAGACGCAGCAGCCGAGCCCAGCGTGATGCTGTCGTTGCCTGTGCCGCCGAGAATCGTCTCGATGTTGTAGAGCGTGGCCGTGTTCGTGAAGTTGCCCAGGATCAGGCGGTCGTTGCCGCTCGAGAGATCCATTTCGGCGTTCATGATCGACTGAGCAAGCGTGATCGTGTCGGCACCGGAACTCGCGACCAGCGTTTCGACATTGAGGATCGTGATGCTCGTGCCCAGAGCCGACAGCGTCAGCGTGTCCGCACCGCCGCCGAGATCGACGAGCCCCAGCGACTGGGCTGCCGCGAACGTCACGTTATCGACGCCCGTGCCGCCGATCACCGTTTCGATGTTGGCAACCGTGATGGTGTTGCCGCCATTGGCGAGGACCAGCCGGTCCGTGCCGCCCAAAAGATCGATGTTGCCGGTCGTGATGACCGTGCCGAGCGTGATGTTGTCGTTGCCGGAAGCGCCGATCAACGTCTCGACGTTCGTGACCGTAACCGTGTTCGTGAAGGTGCCGAGCACCAGCCGGTCGTTGCCCGCCCCCAGATCGATGAGGCCGCCGAGTTGCGCGCCCGCCAGCGTGACTGTATCGGCCCCTGTACCGCCGATGATCGTTTCGACATTGACGACAGTCAGAACGTTGCCGCCGGTCGCGGCCGTGCCGCCGGTGCCGCTCGAAGCGCTGTTCGCAAGGATCAACCGGTCATTGCCGAGGCCCAGATCGATATAACCGAGCGTTTGCGCAACTCCGAGCGTTACGGTATCCGCACCGCCGCCGCCCAGAATCGTTTCGGCGTTGGAGATCGTGAAGGAGTTGTTGGCCGTCGCAAGGCGCACGGAATCGAGGCCAGCCAGCGCGTCGAAACGCCCGCCGCCAATCGAGGCACTGAATACGACCGTGTCGGCACTTGCCGTGCCGGTTTGGGTCGTCAAGCTCGAGTAGGTAACTGCCCGCGCTGCCGTCGTCGTGGCTACTGTAGACGACATATGAATGTCGCTCCTTCTGGAGTCCTACTCTTCGACCTTTTGTCGCTAAAGCATATAGCAGATTTTCTAATGCTAAAGCAAGGCAACTGGCCAGATCGAACGCAATGTAACAAATTTTTACTAAAATTCTATTAATATTGCAGACGCTAGTTAATTTTCTTGTGACATAACCCAATACCCCGCGTCACACCCGCCGCCGTTAATTCGGTTTGATGATCGCTGCAGTCTGACCGAACAGGATTTTCTTGGCCGCCTCGTCCATGGTCGGTTTGGCGTTAATTGCAGCCGCCTTGGCATAAGCGCGTTGCGTGGCAGGTCGCGCTTGGATCGTCTCAAACCAGCGCTTAAGATGCGGAAAATCCTCTAGCTTCTGCCCTTGGCGCTCGTAAGGTACGATCCACGGATAACAGGCCATATCGGCGATCGAATAATCACCAGCAATAAACGCTCGATCCGCAAGTCGCTTATTAAGAACACCATATAAACGGTTTGTTTCATTAACATATCGAGAAATCGCATACGGGATTTTCTCAGTCGCATAAACGGCAAAATGATGGTTCTGCCCGGCCATCGGTCCAAGGCCGCCCATCTGCCAAAAGAGCCATTGCAGCGTGTCGGTCCGCGTCGGCAAATCTGCCGCTAGGAACCTTCCTGTCTTTTCAGCAAGATACAGAAGAATTGCACCGGATTCGAAAAGCGAAATCGAGGCAATACCGCCG
Above is a genomic segment from Magnetospirillum sp. containing:
- a CDS encoding glutathione binding-like protein; translation: MIDLYYWTTPNGHKVTMFLEEAELAYRIIPVNIGAGEQFQPDFLKVAPNNRIPAIVDQAPNGGIASISLFESGAILLYLAEKTGRFLAADLPTRTDTLQWLFWQMGGLGPMAGQNHHFAVYATEKIPYAISRYVNETNRLYGVLNKRLADRAFIAGDYSIADMACYPWIVPYERQGQKLEDFPHLKRWFETIQARPATQRAYAKAAAINAKPTMDEAAKKILFGQTAAIIKPN